In Candidatus Aegiribacteria sp., the sequence AAATTACCTGCCCGTTCCTGGACCTATACGGTGAGAATGAGCTGGGTGAGGAAGGTGCCAGACAGGCGAAAGAGTTTTACAAGCTCCTGGGGAGCAAGGTCAAGGTACTGCGGACTACCACCGAGGAAGAAGGGGCTGAAGCACATTGCCAGCTCAACAACTTTGGCCTGCAGCATCAAATCAGCTACGATTTCCTGGATGAGGTGTTTCAATTGTGACGGAAGACGCAGGGTTAAAATAAAAAAGGAGGTAAATATCATGAAGAACAAACAAATGAAGGTCCTATTCTATGGCGCAGGGGTAATAGGCAGTTTGTACGCTGCGCGGCTGCAAGAGTCCGGGCAGGATGTATCAATCCTGGCTCGGGGGGAACGCCTGGTGGACATCCGCGAACATGGCATCGTGTTGGACGATGGTGCCACCGGGCAGCGCACTACCACCCGCGTCACCGCGGTGGAACGGCTTGCGCCGGAAGACGCTTATGATCTGGTGGCCGTGACGATGCCCAGGAATAAAGTTCCAGCCGTGCTGCCGGTGCTGGCTGCCAACCAGCAAACACCCAATGTGCTGTTTATGAATCAGAATATTGTTGGTCCTGACGAAATGATTAACGCCTTGGGCCGCGAGCGTGTCTTGCTGGGCTTTCCGGGCGCCGGAGGCATGCGGGAAGGTCACGTCGTCCGCTATATTGTTACATCGCGCCGTGAACAGGCGACCACAATTGGCGAATTAGACGGCCGCACCACGTCACGGTTGAAACAAATTGCTGATGCGCTTGAGGGTGCGGGATTTCCGGCCGAGATTTGTCCCAATATGGATGCCTGGCTCAAGACCCACACGGCGGAGATCCTCCCCAC encodes:
- a CDS encoding ketopantoate reductase family protein, which gives rise to MKNKQMKVLFYGAGVIGSLYAARLQESGQDVSILARGERLVDIREHGIVLDDGATGQRTTTRVTAVERLAPEDAYDLVAVTMPRNKVPAVLPVLAANQQTPNVLFMNQNIVGPDEMINALGRERVLLGFPGAGGMREGHVVRYIVTSRREQATTIGELDGRTTSRLKQIADALEGAGFPAEICPNMDAWLKTHTAEILPTAGAFYMTGCDRHRLARTREGMVLMLRGIREGYKVLRELGVPITPSNHKIFNWLPEPILVFIMRRMLVGEMTELKVGHASAARGEMKQIADEFRALARKTSVPTPAMERLYPYIDQAV
- a CDS encoding L-2-amino-thiazoline-4-carboxylic acid hydrolase — its product is ITCPFLDLYGENELGEEGARQAKEFYKLLGSKVKVLRTTTEEEGAEAHCQLNNFGLQHQISYDFLDEVFQL